The Antarcticibacterium flavum genome contains the following window.
TATCTTCAGAAGTAACATTCTCAGCTTCTGCCTCATAAGTAATTCCTATCCTGTGCCGAAGGACATCATATACCACTGCGCGCACATCTTCAGGAATAACATATCCCCTTCTCTTGATAAAAGCGTAACATTTTGCAGCGGTAGCCAGATTGATACTACCACGCGGGGAAGCACCAAAATTAATAAGCGGCGTAAGCTCCTCAAGTTTATATTTTTCAGGGGTACGGGTGGCGAAGATGATATCCAGGATATATTTCTCGATCTTTTCATCCATATACACCTCCCTAACAGCGGCTTGTGCCCTGGCGATCTGCTCCAGGCTAACCACGGGGTTTACTTTCTCAAAGCCGCCTCTAAGATTGGCACGTACAATAAGCTGCTCCTCTGCCATCGCAGGGTATTGGATCACGGTTTTAAGCATAAAACGGTCAACCTGTGCCTCTGGCAGCGGGTAGGTTCCCTCCTGCTCTACCGGGTTTTGGGTAGCCATTACCAGGAAGGGCCTGTCCAGTACAAAAGTCTCATCGCCAATGGTCACCTGCTTTTCCTGCATGGCTTCCAGCAAGGCAGACTGTACTTTGGCAGGAGCCCTGTTTATCTCATCTGCCAGCACGAAATTGGCGAAGATTGGACCTTTTTTAATGCTGAAGTCATTGACTTTCATATTATAGATCATCGTCCCCACAACATCTGCAGGAAGAAGGTCTGGAGTAAATTGTATCCGGCTAAAGCTACCGTGCACGGCTTGTGCAAGAGTGTTAATAGCAAGTGTTTTTGCAAGACCGGGCACACCTTCCAAAAGGATATGTCCCTGGCCTAAAAGGCCTATGAGTAAACGTTCAACCATCCCCTTCTGGCCAACGATCACCTTGTTCATCTCATTGGTAAGCAGGTCAACAAAGGCACTTTCCCTCTCAATTTTCTCATTAAGGCTTGCGATATCTATTGAAGCGTTATTCTCTATCATTGATGTGTATTTTAAAATATGTGAAGATATTCACAAAATACCAACGATGCAAATAGAAAAATATTGGAGATAACCCTGTTAAAAACCTGCATTAAACAAAAAAGCAGCGGAAAAGTTTCCGCTGCTTTTAAATATGTTCAAAAAAGAGTCTTAGTCCAAAAATATGGTCTCCAGGTCCACTGTAGCATTGGAGCTCACTTCTACATTGCTCATGGTCTTAGCTGAAAGTCCGCTCGCAGCCTCAGGAGTTACAGTAATCTGGTAGGTTCCAGAAGGCACTCCATTAAGAACGAAGGCCCCGTTAGCATCTGTATAAGCAGAAATTGTGTGACTGGCGTTTGTAGCTTTTACCACAGTCTGGATTCCCAGTCCTCCAACGGCAGATGGGTGTACCTCACCAATGATCATGCCGGTCTCAGCAGTTGCAGAAACACGAATAACAGGTTTAAGAATGAATCCGCCAGAAGACCCGGCAGTTACAATAGACTGGTCTACGTCAAAATCCAACAGGAATTCATACTGTTCTCCTGCTTCAAGCTCCTGGTTCACCTGTAATTTAAGCCCAGATTGTTGTGCACTCGGGGTGCTAAGCGGCTGCGACTCCCCGTTGATTACTACAGAGTTATTGTTACCAAGGACCAATCTTATTTGGCCAAGGTGACCTGCAGGCACTTCAGCTTCAGCAAGCAACTGGGTTACCCCACCTGTAAGTTCAAGAAGATCATAGATACCGGTTTGTACGTTACCAACACTTACCCATCCTTCACCTTCAGCTTCAAGGTCAGATTTTATCATTACATCCTCCACTTCCACAAAAACTGCGTCATAGTCCCCGGGAGCATCTGTCATCCTTACCGTAAGACGGGCAGTATCCTCTTCCAGGTTATTATCATCATCATCACTACAGCTGTAAAAAGAAGTTAAGGCTACAGCAGCCAATAATAAACCGGCAAATTTTCTTAGTTTTAGTTTTCCAGAAAACATTTTCATTTTCATAATTTAATTGATTTGAGTTTTGCCTTGTTTAACGGCGTATTGCCGGCTTCATTTCACTTAAATTTATGCCTTAACAAATTTTAACAAAAGCTTAAAGTGGGTAAAACCCTACAAAGAGTTGAGCCGCAGGATCTTAAAATTTTTTCTTAGAAAAACACTTAAACAATCTTTAACACTATGAAAACAGTAATAATAACAGGTGCCAGCAGTGGAATAGGCCGGGCTACGGCTTTGGAATTTGCTCAAATGGGCTATAATCTCATCCTCTGCGGAAGGAATGAAGATGCCCTCACACGCCTGCAGGAGGAGTTTCCTTCAGCAGTAAGTTCACATATTCTGATATTCGATGTTAGGAACAAGGCTGAAGTATTTGAACAAATAGGCAATCTGCCAAACACCTTCAGCAGGATAGATATACTGGTTAACAATGCGGGGAACGCGCATGGACTGGAGCCTATACAGAGTGGCAATATTGACGACTGGGATGCCATGCTGGATATTAATGTAAAGGGTTTGCTGTACGTGACCAAGGCGGTACTCCCGGGGATGCTGGAAAGGGACAGCGGGCACATCATAAATGTAGGTTCCACTGCCGGCAAGGAAGTATATCCAAACGGAAATGTGTACTGTGCCAGCAAGTATGCCGTAGATGCCCTTAACCAGGGAATGCGCCTGGACCTCAACAAGACCGGGATCAAGGTTGGCGCCGTAAATCCGGGTCTAACAAAGACGGGCTTTAGTGATGTGCGCTTCAAAGGCGACCACGACAGAGCCGGGAAAGTTTACCAAGGCTACCAGCCCCTATTGCCGGAAGACATTGCCCGTATAATCGCCTTTATGGTGACAGTACCCGCCCACGTTAATATTGCCGATCTCACCGTGATGCCCGCTGCGCAGGCGAGCAGCGTCGTTGTTAATAAAGTTGAGGAGCGAGGCTAATTGTAGTTTGCCGGGATGATATTATTAAGGAGGAGTCTAGAATCTAGAATCTGGACAAATTGGGGTGGGTGAGAAACAAGAGACAAGAACCAAGAGACAAGACGGGAAAAAGAAGATGGAGTCCAGAGTCCAAGAGTTTCATATTCCGCTTTGTTGGCTTATTAATACGAGAATAATTCCGGTCACGAGGCAACCACCCCGCTCCCGCAAGCGGGACCACCCCTCCCTGGAAAGTAGGGGAGCCCTTTTTTTAGTATATTTTTTCCTCCGTGAAACTCCTTTTGTAAACTCCGTGGCCACTTGTGGTTAAAAAATCTCACATTCCAAGCACCAAGCATTAAGCATCAAATTCCAAATTCCAACAGAAAACAGAAAACGGGAAACGGAAAACGGTAAACAGAAAACGCAATTTCTTTTCCCGACTTTTTCGTATTATAGCTACACCGTAACTTATTCCATTCTAACGACTAAAGTCTAAAGACTAACGACTGGCATGATCAACAAACGCCTGCTTATAAAAAACCTGCTCGCGCATAATGACGAGAACAGCTTTTATGATAAAAAGCGCAGGCTTAATCTTGATACAAAAGAAGGAAAGGCAAAGTTCCTGAAACACGTGTGCGCGCTGTCTAATTCGAATCCGCAGAACAATTCCTATATCGTGATTGGGGTGGAGGATGAAGACAACAGCATCACGGGGGTGGATTTCTTTGATGACAGCAAAATTCAGAATTTGATCAACGCCTATCTTACGAATCCGCCGCTGGTGGGCTATGAGAATATCCCGTTCCCACACCTGCCAGATGAGCTGGTGGTAGGGCTGGTGACTATAAGGCCCAACAACGGGAAAATATGTTCCCTGCGCAAGAACATCTGGAAATATTATGGCGGGGCCGTATTCTTCAGAGAAGGGAGTATTAGCATGCCAAAGGTGTTTGATATTGAGGTGAAGGACACAAATTCAGCAATCGTAGAAGCAATCGAGCGGCATTCCCATAACAACATAGAGCTTACCCTGGACGGGGTGTTCGACTTTATGAAAAAACGCAAGGATTTTAATCCCGCTTACCGGGTTTTTAAAGAATATTTTGTGGTTTGCTGGGCCGGGAAGATCAAGAAGACCAATGGGGAGGTTTATTATTCCAGGGTGGATATCGAATTGATCAATGAGCAGGTGAAGTTGTTTTATTCAGATCTTGACGAGGTAAGTATCAAAGTGGATGAGGACCATTTTAAGATCGTGGAATATGTGAATCTGGGCCTTCAGAATAAATTTCAATATTACCCACTGGAAGAGGTGACGATAAGATTTACTGAAAATGCCGGCTATGATATCAATACCCGCCTGCTGTTTGAGCCGCCGCAGTTTGACAAAAAGATCCTCTATCACATTTATAACTCAAATAATGCTCTGCTGGCAAAACTTAAGAACGGGAAAGCTTTGAATAAAAATGAAGAGAAAGATCTTCTAAATTTGCCCGCAACTTATTTAATTTGTTATTTAAACAATTTTGAAAAGGCCATAGAGAAGCTTGAAAATGCCAGGGAATTGCTGCGAAGCCATAACAAGGTAGCCTACCAGCTATACAAGGAGAGTATGAGAATATTGAGAAAAGTAAAATACAGTTAAATGTCACAGGGAAGAAAAATTGTTATTGGAGACATACATGGAGGGTTAAGGGCCCTGGTTGATTTATTAAAAAAGGTAGAGGTAACCGTGAAGGACAAGCTCATTTTTCTTGGTGATTATGTAGATGGCTGGAGTGATAGTGCCAACGTGGTTTCCTACCTCATAGAACTGGGGAAGCAAAACACCTGCATCTTCCTGCGCGGCAATCACGACGACCTTACCCACCGGTGGCTGAAGACAGGGGAACTTAATGATCAATGGCTGCAGCATGGGGGGCAGTCCAGCATAGATGCTTACAGGAATTTTTCAAAGGAGGAGATCGCGGCGCATATAGAATTTTTTGACCAAATGGTTAATTATTACATCGATAAGGAAGAGCGGCTTTTTGTACATGCAGGCTTTACAAATTTGCACGGACCGCAGCAGGAGTATCATGACACTGGATTTTACTGGGACCGCACCTTATGGGAAACTGCCCTGTCACTGGACAATTCCCTTTCTAAAGAGCATGATTATTACCCCAAACGCCTTAAACTCTTTAAAGAGATCTACATTGGCCATACACCAACCACCAGGATAGGAAAGGAAGAACCGGTGAATGCGGCCAATGTTTGGAATATCGATACAGGGGCTGCATTTAAAGGGAAATTGAGTGCCATGGACATAGACTCCAAGGAGCTTTGGCAAAGTGAGCCCGTATATAAGCTTTATGCGGAAGAAGAAGGTAGAAATTAAGATATTTTTATACCCCGGGGGCATAATATCTTATTATATTTGAGGCATAAATGATTTCTAGCACTATTATTGTGAAAGGATCTATTAAAAGATTTTAAGCCAGCGCTTTACAGAATTCACCTTTTTGTATTGTATGGTCCCCTAAAAAATGAAGCTATGGCCTTAGATAACATGAGACTTGAAGTAATGCAAACTGTCGAGAAAGATGTAGACAGTTTTGTAGAAAAATATCTAATTCCTGTGGAGGAAATATGGCAACCTACAGATTTGTTGCCAAACTTTCAAAAGGAAAACTATATGGATGAACTCGAGCAAATTCGGGAAGAAGCCAAGGAACTTGGCTATGACTTCTGGGTTGTTCTGGTGGCAGA
Protein-coding sequences here:
- a CDS encoding AAA family ATPase, translating into MIENNASIDIASLNEKIERESAFVDLLTNEMNKVIVGQKGMVERLLIGLLGQGHILLEGVPGLAKTLAINTLAQAVHGSFSRIQFTPDLLPADVVGTMIYNMKVNDFSIKKGPIFANFVLADEINRAPAKVQSALLEAMQEKQVTIGDETFVLDRPFLVMATQNPVEQEGTYPLPEAQVDRFMLKTVIQYPAMAEEQLIVRANLRGGFEKVNPVVSLEQIARAQAAVREVYMDEKIEKYILDIIFATRTPEKYKLEELTPLINFGASPRGSINLATAAKCYAFIKRRGYVIPEDVRAVVYDVLRHRIGITYEAEAENVTSEDIISKIINEVEVP
- a CDS encoding DUF4382 domain-containing protein, which produces MKMFSGKLKLRKFAGLLLAAVALTSFYSCSDDDDNNLEEDTARLTVRMTDAPGDYDAVFVEVEDVMIKSDLEAEGEGWVSVGNVQTGIYDLLELTGGVTQLLAEAEVPAGHLGQIRLVLGNNNSVVINGESQPLSTPSAQQSGLKLQVNQELEAGEQYEFLLDFDVDQSIVTAGSSGGFILKPVIRVSATAETGMIIGEVHPSAVGGLGIQTVVKATNASHTISAYTDANGAFVLNGVPSGTYQITVTPEAASGLSAKTMSNVEVSSNATVDLETIFLD
- a CDS encoding SDR family NAD(P)-dependent oxidoreductase, with the translated sequence MKTVIITGASSGIGRATALEFAQMGYNLILCGRNEDALTRLQEEFPSAVSSHILIFDVRNKAEVFEQIGNLPNTFSRIDILVNNAGNAHGLEPIQSGNIDDWDAMLDINVKGLLYVTKAVLPGMLERDSGHIINVGSTAGKEVYPNGNVYCASKYAVDALNQGMRLDLNKTGIKVGAVNPGLTKTGFSDVRFKGDHDRAGKVYQGYQPLLPEDIARIIAFMVTVPAHVNIADLTVMPAAQASSVVVNKVEERG
- a CDS encoding ATP-binding protein; translation: MINKRLLIKNLLAHNDENSFYDKKRRLNLDTKEGKAKFLKHVCALSNSNPQNNSYIVIGVEDEDNSITGVDFFDDSKIQNLINAYLTNPPLVGYENIPFPHLPDELVVGLVTIRPNNGKICSLRKNIWKYYGGAVFFREGSISMPKVFDIEVKDTNSAIVEAIERHSHNNIELTLDGVFDFMKKRKDFNPAYRVFKEYFVVCWAGKIKKTNGEVYYSRVDIELINEQVKLFYSDLDEVSIKVDEDHFKIVEYVNLGLQNKFQYYPLEEVTIRFTENAGYDINTRLLFEPPQFDKKILYHIYNSNNALLAKLKNGKALNKNEEKDLLNLPATYLICYLNNFEKAIEKLENARELLRSHNKVAYQLYKESMRILRKVKYS
- a CDS encoding metallophosphoesterase family protein; translated protein: MSQGRKIVIGDIHGGLRALVDLLKKVEVTVKDKLIFLGDYVDGWSDSANVVSYLIELGKQNTCIFLRGNHDDLTHRWLKTGELNDQWLQHGGQSSIDAYRNFSKEEIAAHIEFFDQMVNYYIDKEERLFVHAGFTNLHGPQQEYHDTGFYWDRTLWETALSLDNSLSKEHDYYPKRLKLFKEIYIGHTPTTRIGKEEPVNAANVWNIDTGAAFKGKLSAMDIDSKELWQSEPVYKLYAEEEGRN